A part of Alkalidesulfovibrio alkalitolerans DSM 16529 genomic DNA contains:
- a CDS encoding thiamine pyrophosphate-dependent enzyme, with the protein MTEKCVFDVPQSVIDRATHYCPGCQHGTIHRLVGEVLDEMKLREDTLLVSSIGCSVFLYNYLDVDAVEAPHGRAPAVATGVKRARPDNFVFTYQGDGDLASIGLAEIVHAANRGERLSVVFVNNTVYGMTGGQMAPTTMVGQKTTTCPSGRCPESQGLPIRMSEIIAQLGGVAYCARVAVNTVKNLGQAKKALRRAFEVQATGQGFGFVEFLATCPTNWRMTPVQANERIAAELIPYFPLGVFKDAPKEECA; encoded by the coding sequence ATGACTGAAAAATGCGTCTTCGATGTGCCCCAGAGCGTCATCGACCGGGCCACACACTACTGTCCGGGCTGCCAGCACGGCACCATCCACCGCCTGGTGGGCGAGGTGCTGGACGAAATGAAGCTGCGCGAGGATACACTGCTCGTCAGTTCCATCGGCTGCTCGGTCTTCCTCTACAATTACCTCGACGTGGACGCCGTGGAGGCGCCGCACGGCCGCGCCCCGGCCGTGGCCACGGGCGTCAAGCGCGCGCGGCCCGACAATTTCGTCTTCACCTACCAGGGCGACGGCGATCTTGCCTCCATCGGCCTGGCCGAGATCGTGCACGCCGCCAACCGGGGCGAACGGCTCTCCGTGGTCTTCGTCAACAACACTGTCTACGGCATGACCGGCGGTCAGATGGCCCCCACCACCATGGTGGGCCAAAAGACCACCACCTGCCCCTCGGGCAGGTGCCCCGAGTCGCAGGGCTTGCCCATCCGTATGTCCGAGATCATCGCCCAACTCGGCGGAGTGGCGTATTGCGCGCGCGTGGCCGTGAACACGGTCAAGAACCTGGGCCAGGCCAAGAAGGCTCTGCGCCGCGCCTTCGAGGTCCAGGCCACGGGCCAGGGCTTCGGCTTCGTGGAGTTTTTGGCCACCTGCCCCACCAACTGGCGCATGACCCCGGTGCAAGCCAACGAGCGCATCGCGGCCGAACTGATCCCCTACTTCCCCCTGGGCGTGTTCAAGGACGCCCCCAAAGAGGAGTGCGCGTAA